From one Streptomyces sp. CA-210063 genomic stretch:
- a CDS encoding vanadium-dependent haloperoxidase, producing the protein MTQRPLAGSFRGLRRIAVLTVLALTVPLTATTAEAHSGVEAAPGNPVIAWNIHAQTAIYDTAKQSPTTSTRSFAIVQGAVYDAVNAVAGRPYEPLVSAPRSRPGDSTAAAVAAAAHDTLLWLFPGQAESLNARYDEALAAIPDGRAEDGGVAVGRAAAAAMTESRRDDGFDPTAPWTVGTEPGDYRLTPPGYVNVGAWVPNLKPFVVPDAGAYRVKPPPALTGAAWARDLNEVKSLGAATSTVRTEDQTEAAIWWDDPRMVEWSITRQLAGAHRLSSLRTARLLAMVYVASADTLIACYKAKAHWNFWRPVTAIPLAGTDGNAATDPDPDWTPLRVTAPSPEYPSGHACFTTAVMTALGSFFGRDDLTFAAYSPASGTTRHYDSLQAATAELLEARIWAGVHYRFASEHGHRLGLAVTLDVLNRAFQRR; encoded by the coding sequence GTGACACAACGCCCGCTCGCCGGATCATTCAGAGGGTTACGCCGTATCGCGGTCCTCACCGTACTCGCCCTGACCGTCCCGCTGACGGCCACCACTGCCGAGGCACACAGCGGCGTGGAGGCTGCCCCGGGCAATCCCGTCATCGCCTGGAACATCCACGCCCAGACCGCCATCTACGACACCGCCAAGCAGTCGCCCACCACCAGCACCCGCAGCTTCGCCATCGTGCAGGGCGCCGTGTACGACGCGGTCAACGCCGTCGCCGGCCGTCCGTACGAGCCCCTGGTCAGCGCGCCCCGCAGCCGCCCCGGGGACTCCACCGCCGCGGCGGTGGCCGCGGCCGCCCACGACACGCTGCTGTGGCTCTTCCCCGGGCAGGCCGAGTCGCTGAACGCCCGGTACGACGAGGCGCTGGCCGCGATCCCCGACGGCCGCGCCGAGGACGGCGGGGTGGCCGTCGGCAGGGCCGCCGCCGCGGCGATGACCGAGAGCCGCCGTGACGACGGCTTCGACCCCACCGCGCCGTGGACCGTCGGCACCGAGCCGGGCGATTACCGGCTCACCCCGCCCGGCTACGTCAACGTCGGCGCCTGGGTGCCGAATCTGAAGCCGTTCGTCGTCCCCGACGCCGGCGCCTACCGGGTCAAGCCCCCGCCGGCCCTGACCGGCGCCGCCTGGGCCCGCGACCTGAACGAGGTCAAGAGCCTCGGCGCGGCCACCAGCACCGTCCGCACCGAGGACCAGACCGAGGCGGCGATCTGGTGGGACGACCCCCGGATGGTCGAATGGTCGATCACCCGGCAACTGGCCGGCGCGCACCGCCTCAGCAGCCTCCGGACGGCCCGGCTGCTCGCCATGGTGTACGTGGCTTCCGCCGACACCCTGATCGCCTGCTACAAGGCCAAGGCGCACTGGAACTTCTGGCGCCCAGTGACGGCCATTCCGCTCGCCGGCACCGACGGCAACGCGGCCACCGATCCCGACCCGGACTGGACGCCGCTGCGGGTCACCGCCCCGTCGCCGGAGTACCCGTCGGGCCACGCCTGCTTCACCACGGCGGTCATGACGGCCCTGGGGTCGTTCTTCGGCCGTGACGACCTCACGTTCGCCGCGTACAGCCCCGCCTCCGGCACGACCCGCCACTACGACAGCCTTCAGGCGGCGACAGCCGAACTCCTGGAGGCGCGAATCTGGGCCGGCGTGCATTACCGCTTCGCCTCCGAGCACGGGCACCGGCTCGGGCTGGCGGTCACCCTCGACGTCCTGAACCGCGCCTTCCAGCGGCGCTGA
- a CDS encoding MMPL family transporter, whose translation MASYLYRLGKAAFRGRKFVLALWLAVLLAAGVGAAALSGPTSNSFSIPGTEAQRALDLLKTRMPEASADGATARVVFQAPHGQKVAKEPVEKVVRELNKLDDVASVTDPFEAELVSPDGSIAFAQVAYKVQGVELEHADRDALVGATQVAKDAGLTVEVGGDAMQEPAGVSATEAIGVGVAALVLAMTFGSLVAAGLPLLNALIGVGIAMAAIMAASGFTKIGSTTPILALMLGLAVAIDYTLFIVSRYRKELQDGREPEEAAGRALGTAGSAVVFAGLTVVIALAGLAVAGIPTLTEMGLAASFAVTVAMLVALTLGPALLGFAGRRVLGKSAERKANPNPLSRRWATAITRRPLAALLAATALLGVVALPALDLRLGISGDEALSTERTERRAYELLEEGFGPGFNGPLLLVVDSPDAAATADGFAREVSSFDGVAAVTAPTPNTSGDTAVFTVVPKSGPSEQATTDLVEHLRDTAPNGTMVTGNTAVGIDISAKLGSALAPYLALIVGLALVLLLLVFRSILVPLKAALGFLLTMAATFGAVVAVFQWGWLSDLFGVPVAGPIQSLTPIFLVGVVFGLAMDYQVFLVTPMREEYVNGASPKRAVEAGFQHGARVVTAAAVIMIAVFAGFLFSHDPMIKLMGFAMAAGVFFDAFVVRMTIVPAVLALLGRRAWSLPQWLDRVLPDMDVEGAKLDADVDERKPAHV comes from the coding sequence ATGGCCTCATACCTCTACAGGTTGGGTAAGGCCGCTTTCCGCGGCCGGAAATTCGTGTTGGCCCTGTGGTTGGCAGTGCTCCTCGCCGCAGGGGTGGGCGCGGCCGCACTCAGCGGGCCGACTTCCAACTCGTTCTCGATCCCGGGAACTGAGGCACAGCGCGCATTGGACCTGCTCAAGACGAGGATGCCTGAGGCCTCCGCCGATGGTGCTACCGCCCGGGTCGTGTTCCAGGCGCCGCACGGGCAGAAGGTCGCGAAGGAGCCGGTGGAGAAGGTTGTCCGCGAGCTGAACAAGCTCGACGATGTGGCGTCCGTCACGGATCCGTTCGAGGCGGAGCTGGTATCGCCGGACGGGTCCATCGCATTTGCCCAGGTCGCCTACAAGGTGCAGGGCGTCGAGCTTGAGCACGCGGACCGGGACGCGCTGGTGGGGGCGACACAGGTCGCGAAGGACGCCGGCCTGACCGTCGAGGTCGGCGGCGACGCGATGCAGGAGCCCGCGGGGGTGTCGGCGACCGAGGCCATCGGCGTCGGTGTCGCCGCTCTGGTGCTCGCTATGACCTTCGGATCTCTGGTCGCTGCCGGGCTGCCGCTGCTGAACGCGCTGATCGGAGTGGGGATCGCGATGGCGGCGATCATGGCGGCCAGCGGGTTCACCAAGATCGGGTCAACCACGCCCATCCTCGCATTGATGCTGGGCCTCGCCGTGGCGATCGACTACACCCTGTTCATCGTCTCCCGGTACCGCAAGGAGCTCCAGGATGGGCGTGAGCCGGAGGAGGCCGCCGGCCGGGCGTTGGGCACCGCCGGCTCGGCCGTTGTGTTTGCCGGGCTCACCGTGGTCATCGCACTGGCGGGGCTTGCCGTCGCGGGCATCCCGACGCTGACCGAGATGGGGCTGGCCGCGAGCTTCGCGGTGACCGTCGCGATGCTCGTCGCGCTGACACTGGGCCCGGCACTGCTCGGCTTCGCCGGCCGCCGGGTCCTGGGCAAGAGTGCGGAAAGGAAGGCCAATCCGAACCCGCTGAGCCGCCGTTGGGCGACGGCAATCACCCGCCGGCCACTGGCCGCACTGTTGGCCGCCACCGCACTACTCGGCGTCGTCGCGCTGCCCGCGCTCGACCTGCGCCTGGGCATCTCGGGCGACGAGGCGCTCAGCACCGAGAGGACCGAGCGCCGCGCGTACGAGCTGCTCGAGGAGGGGTTCGGGCCGGGCTTCAACGGCCCGCTCTTGCTGGTCGTCGACAGCCCGGACGCCGCTGCCACTGCGGACGGCTTCGCCAGGGAGGTCTCGTCCTTCGACGGCGTCGCCGCCGTCACCGCGCCCACTCCCAACACGAGCGGCGACACTGCCGTGTTCACCGTCGTCCCCAAATCCGGGCCGAGCGAGCAGGCCACTACGGACCTGGTCGAACACCTGCGGGACACAGCCCCCAACGGCACCATGGTCACCGGGAACACCGCGGTCGGCATTGACATCTCCGCGAAGCTCGGAAGTGCCCTGGCGCCCTATCTCGCGCTGATCGTAGGCCTCGCGCTTGTGCTGCTCCTGCTCGTGTTCCGCTCGATCCTGGTACCGCTCAAGGCTGCGCTCGGCTTCCTGCTGACCATGGCCGCCACGTTCGGCGCAGTCGTCGCGGTCTTCCAGTGGGGCTGGCTCTCTGACCTGTTCGGTGTGCCGGTCGCCGGCCCGATCCAGAGCCTCACCCCGATCTTCCTTGTGGGCGTCGTTTTCGGTCTCGCCATGGACTACCAGGTGTTCCTGGTGACGCCCATGCGCGAGGAATACGTGAACGGCGCGTCCCCCAAACGGGCCGTGGAGGCCGGGTTCCAGCACGGAGCGCGAGTGGTGACCGCGGCCGCCGTCATCATGATCGCGGTCTTCGCCGGCTTCCTCTTCTCACACGACCCGATGATCAAACTGATGGGCTTCGCAATGGCCGCCGGAGTCTTCTTCGACGCCTTCGTGGTCCGGATGACCATCGTTCCCGCTGTCCTCGCCCTGCTCGGTCGGCGGGCATGGAGCCTGCCGCAGTGGCTGGACCGCGTCCTCCCCGACATGGACGTCGAAGGCGCGAAGCTCGACGCCGACGTGGACGAGCGCAAGCCCGCCCACGTCTAG
- a CDS encoding TetR/AcrR family transcriptional regulator, which produces MAEEMSLRERKKAETRAALCRAAMRIVAEEGLDRLTVEAVAAEGGVSVRTFHNYFGSKEEAVFAHVSEVLHDAVQRFAARPAGEKIWDAFRNAVLASVDEAPTKWADGLAVMRTLRTEPEQLAQHIAKVTAVHFSAVETVAARTGTDPKTDLYPHLVANACGSVLDSAIVIWDGEPLEEFRNRLIDGVEQLRAGLPQPA; this is translated from the coding sequence ATGGCTGAGGAGATGTCCCTGCGGGAGCGGAAGAAGGCGGAGACGCGAGCCGCTCTGTGCAGGGCTGCAATGCGGATCGTGGCGGAGGAAGGGCTTGACCGGTTGACGGTCGAGGCCGTCGCCGCGGAGGGCGGGGTCTCAGTCAGGACGTTCCACAACTATTTCGGCAGCAAGGAGGAAGCGGTCTTCGCCCACGTGAGCGAAGTACTTCACGATGCGGTCCAGCGGTTCGCGGCCAGGCCGGCCGGGGAAAAGATCTGGGACGCCTTCCGTAATGCGGTACTTGCCTCGGTCGACGAGGCGCCCACCAAGTGGGCGGACGGGCTGGCGGTGATGCGGACTCTGCGGACCGAACCCGAGCAATTGGCCCAGCACATCGCGAAGGTGACGGCGGTCCACTTCTCCGCGGTAGAGACGGTCGCCGCACGAACAGGGACCGACCCCAAGACCGACCTCTACCCACATCTCGTGGCCAATGCCTGCGGCTCGGTACTGGACTCGGCCATCGTCATCTGGGACGGCGAACCTCTCGAAGAGTTCCGCAACCGTCTGATCGATGGCGTCGAGCAGCTGCGCGCGGGACTGCCCCAACCCGCCTGA
- a CDS encoding alpha/beta hydrolase yields MSVFHPDLRSARFIPPIPARMPVVRLMRRTPKPKPAPHDVRIEELDVPGAEGAPAVRLRIYRPTALDAADAAPAPAMLWIHGGGFLLGSPAQDEASSIAFARALGMVVVAVRYRLAPEYPSPAAVEDAYAALTWLFENAARLGVDDERIAVGGASAGGGLAASLVLYAHDRGEIRPAFQLLVYPMLDDRTVTRRDHDTRNVRLWSPAQNRIGWTSYLGREPGSPDVSPYAAAARRQDLTGLPAAWIGVGTLDLFHDEDVEYARRLREAGVPCEFHVVDGAFHGFDALYRGARVSREFHAEQARALRAALSR; encoded by the coding sequence ATGTCGGTCTTCCATCCCGACCTGCGCAGCGCCCGCTTCATCCCGCCCATCCCGGCGAGAATGCCCGTCGTCCGCCTCATGCGCCGCACGCCGAAGCCGAAGCCGGCGCCCCACGACGTCCGGATCGAGGAACTCGACGTGCCCGGCGCCGAGGGTGCCCCGGCCGTTCGGCTCCGCATCTACCGGCCAACGGCGCTCGACGCCGCGGATGCGGCTCCCGCACCCGCGATGCTGTGGATCCACGGCGGCGGGTTCCTCCTTGGCAGCCCCGCCCAGGACGAGGCGTCGAGCATCGCGTTCGCCCGCGCGCTCGGCATGGTCGTCGTCGCCGTCAGGTACCGGCTCGCGCCGGAGTATCCGTCACCCGCCGCTGTGGAGGACGCGTACGCCGCACTCACGTGGCTGTTCGAGAACGCCGCCCGGCTCGGCGTCGACGACGAGCGGATCGCGGTCGGCGGCGCCAGCGCCGGCGGCGGGCTCGCAGCCTCCCTCGTGCTCTACGCACACGACCGCGGCGAGATTCGACCCGCCTTCCAGCTACTCGTCTACCCGATGCTCGATGACCGCACGGTCACCCGGCGCGACCACGACACCCGCAACGTGCGCCTCTGGTCGCCGGCGCAAAACCGCATCGGCTGGACCTCGTACCTCGGCCGTGAGCCCGGCAGCCCGGATGTCTCGCCCTACGCCGCGGCCGCCCGCCGGCAGGACCTCACCGGCCTGCCGGCGGCGTGGATCGGCGTCGGCACGCTCGACCTCTTCCACGACGAGGACGTCGAGTACGCCAGGCGGTTGCGCGAGGCCGGCGTGCCGTGCGAGTTCCACGTCGTCGACGGCGCGTTCCACGGCTTCGACGCGCTGTACCGGGGGGCGCGAGTGTCACGCGAGTTCCACGCCGAGCAGGCGCGAGCGCTTCGCGCGGCGCTCAGCCGCTGA
- a CDS encoding TetR/AcrR family transcriptional regulator has translation MSATPLVNESWERFRDTQRAGIVAAIIELVNEQDSVITIAQIADRAGVSRPTFYKYFPTLGAAMLHVHRQVIDTIAEHGRQSPAEEDLDGRTQVLQRMATFASLASVRPDLIRFSSYFDYTFRRHGLTDDELRALHEREAFLMEIARESFRKGQQDGSIRPELDIPQTVEVIGESILGLAQRALVTADGPSAREIDIEQHLAMALDAWRAYLTPQNGT, from the coding sequence ATGTCGGCAACACCACTGGTCAACGAGTCGTGGGAACGGTTCCGCGATACCCAGCGAGCCGGGATCGTCGCGGCGATCATCGAGCTCGTCAATGAACAGGACAGCGTCATCACGATCGCGCAGATCGCCGACCGTGCCGGCGTGAGCCGACCCACGTTCTACAAGTACTTCCCGACCCTCGGTGCGGCGATGCTTCACGTGCATCGCCAGGTCATCGACACCATCGCGGAGCACGGCAGGCAAAGCCCCGCCGAAGAGGATCTCGACGGGCGGACACAGGTTCTCCAGCGGATGGCCACCTTCGCCTCTCTTGCCAGTGTCCGGCCGGACCTCATCCGGTTCAGCAGCTACTTCGACTACACCTTCCGCCGCCATGGGCTGACCGACGACGAACTTCGTGCCCTCCACGAGCGGGAGGCCTTCCTCATGGAGATCGCCCGGGAGTCGTTCAGGAAAGGTCAGCAGGACGGCTCGATCCGTCCCGAACTGGATATCCCCCAGACGGTCGAGGTCATCGGTGAGAGCATCCTGGGTCTTGCGCAACGAGCCCTGGTGACCGCCGATGGTCCATCGGCCCGCGAAATAGACATCGAGCAGCACTTGGCCATGGCGCTCGATGCTTGGCGCGCCTACCTGACACCACAGAACGGAACCTGA